atttattaattataatcgtAATATTCGTACTAGTAAGAAGTTTAGACATGCTTAGTTAAGGaattattttgaagaaaaaattactaacttaaaattattaatttgataaattacaaaattaatagaTAAGTTAGTTAAAAGTTGATAAACAAGCTAgtaataaaattagaatatttaataaaaaccgACAGAGTAAATGATAAGTGTAAAATGCtattaaaatatacatttagaATATGTTGTATAAGACAAATTAGCTAATACTAgtacaaaaaatgtttttaacataagAATTTTACCAAGTTGGCTTTGATTTGTACAACTCAACAATCTTACCGTGTTTGCTATGTCAGTAAGACGTTTGAGATTAGTTTTTGAGATTGTTACGTCGTACAAacaatctaaaaaatattttttttataccaattctaaaataatgattgtaaaatgtttatttcattattaaaaaattacaaatattttatttcattgcacaaagaaataatctaaaaaatattgtttaaagtAAATACACTGATTACAACTAAAGTTTTgtgaaattacataaataattctttcttttacttctaTACTAACTgccttaatttttgaaaaatatacattgacattcttttatatattatgctAACCTCTCTtagttaattgaaaaatattacatcaaattttcctaaaaaaagttattgtaaaattttataaaaaaattgtataattacACAAAACCTCCCGGTGTtcagtgtaatttttttctacttctagattttttttaaatgacaaaaCTTTCTAAATTAGTTATACTAAGaattaatttagaaatataattttatatattggtTCTTAGTATAATCGATGTAGAAAATTCTAAAGTTTTCTAATTGAAACAATGTGCTCATATTTTCCTTCTTACTCCAACTTTTTAACTCTCATTCTCTGGTTTGATGATGTCTAGAGGAAAATATTTCAAAGTTGATGTACCATGTACGTTTGAAATTTTTCTCTCCCTAATTTTAACTTCAGTTTTAAACCCTACTTTCACCTCTGTTATCTCTCTCATGGAAGGCACATGCATGTTTTGTTCAAAGATTCCAAATAGTGTGCTTAAGACTCACTATCTGAAGTTAATTTACACTGCATTTCAATTACAAATTGTCATGTAAtggaaaattattaatttttacaataattatttcaaattatatatgttcagttgaatataaagaaaataaagaaaaacacaaacaatatttccttttctatttgcttaaagaaaatgaaaaaaagaagtttcTCGTTTTCGATTAGAAccggaaataaaaaaatctaaccgAACCGAACCGGACCCTTAACGCGCCGCCATACTCCAAATCATAACCCTCCACACAGCGTCGTTCTTCTGCAATTCTCTGATTCATTCCTTTCTCTCtcaaaaccctaaccctaaccccaatCCCCAGAGTCTGGAAGCCTCTCCAATGGCGTACCAGACCCCCGATCAAGATTCAGGTTCCGATCCGAAGACCCCAACGCGCCTCTACAACCCCTACAAGGATCTCGAAGTCCCCATTCGCAACCTCTACCAGCTCCCAACCTCCCCGGAGTACCTCTTCGTCGAGGAGGCCCGCCGCAAGCGCCGATCCTGGGGCGAGAACCTCACCTTCTATACCGGCTGCGGCTACCTCTCCGGCGCTGTCGGTGGCGCCGCCTCCGGCCTCGTCGGCGGCGTTAAATCCTTCGAGTCCGGCGACACCGCCAAGCTCCGCGTCAACCGCGTCCTCAACTCCTCCGGCCACGCCGGCCGCGCCTGGGGCAACCGCCTCGGCGTCATCGGCCTCCTTTACGCCGGCATCGAGAGCGGGATCGAGGCAACGAGGGACACCGACGACGTCTGGAACAGCGTCGCGGCGGGACTCGGCACCGGCGCGCTGTATCGTGCAGCGAGAGGGGTGCGTTCGGCGGCGGTGGCGGGCGCCGTCGGCGGCGTCGTGGTTGGAGTCGCTGTCACGGCGAAGCAGGCTTTGAAACGCTACGTGCCTATATGATGAGAACAAAACTTTGTGTGAGcgcttaatttttttcttcctttttttgggGGGTTACTATCAATTTTGAGCGATTGTTAGGTATAAGCATTATTATACCAGCATGTGGCAGCGTTGCTGTTGCAAACAATTGGTTTTATtattatgcatatttttttttcagcttGATAATGACTAACCTTTCTAATGTAATTTGTCGAAACATCTTGCATGAATAATTGGGACGGCTTTAATGCTGGATATATAGTATCAAGAATATTGTTCCTCTTTCGGTGGATGCAAATGGAAGATTATGTTAACGGTGTCACAAATGTTGTTGTGGTACATGATTTGATAGAAGTAGAGTTGTTAGGATTAGTTTTTGTGATGAAAGAAGCCCGTATTATGCTTGTGTTCCTATGATTAATGAATTCAGGGGATTTGCGTTTTAGATCCAAATAGGTTCTCTGATATTTGTCCAATGCATTGGGTTCCAAGGTTCAGTATAAAGTATGTGTATCTTTTGGTGATTTCTGGTAGAGTATCAttggagattttttttattttttttattttgcaactTTGGGTATGGTTGTTTTGTGAATGAGCTTTGCATCATTCAACCATGTTTTTGTGCCCTTATTTATACCTTTATATCTTAGGGGGATCAGCTAGAATGTTGTGTTCAATCATTTAAACACTTTAGCTAATAGTGTATTGACAGTGACTGGTATAAGAATTCGATTGTTCTCTATATGAGATAACAAAACATATGCTGTTGTTCTCTGGTTCGACTACATATTATCTTATGAAGCTATCGACTGATAGATTTTGCTTCATTGATAAAACCTTAACTTCCTGCAAGAGAGCAGTTTTCCTGATAAAAGAATGTTTGCACAAGTAATCAGTGTTTTGACAGAATTAAGTTGACATATTTTGCTTCAACTTAGTCACCATTATAGATTTGCTCTTTCCACCCTTGTGGATTCTGGAGTCTAATCTTGTCGTGTATGAACTTCGAGTAATTTGGCTTGCACTTATGATGCAATAAGAACTTAAACATGCTAGTACTTTATTAACTACCCCAATCTCTTACCTCTTAACTGATGCTAttattgtagattattttgccCAAACCTAAGCAATAGAAGTATCCATTGAGCCTTTCTGTCTACTATTACCCATTATGGCTTCTTGTTTGTCTTACTAGGTGTTGTCTAGTGCTATAGTTGACTGAAGAAAAAATTCTGATTAAAGGATGGTGTTGGTTGGTATTCTATATAGTTATATATTGCCTATTAGCactgagtttttttttcctttatgttcTTTTGTCTCATCTATGCAATTCAGTTTGCCTGTGTACCCTTCTGCTAGATTATGATATTTGGTAATAAAAGTTGGCATGGAAACCTACTAGGGTTGgactagtttttatttttattttttttatcttttgtttgggGGGTAGGTACTTTGCACATGGGATTCTATGTTCAAAGTTCAAGCAAGCAAAGGTATTAGGTAGTTAGCAACTTCCTGTTAACTTGGGGGATACCTGTGTGTTTCCTTTGGGATTGGACTTGTTCTTCTCCGTGAATGAAGAAACAAGGTGGGTGGTTATAGGTCATGCTCCATTTCGTTTTAAGCTCATCTGTTGTTGATTATTACAGTTTAATAGGTGTAGCGAGTCCTACTCAGTGGGAAAaggctttgatggttgtttCAGTTCAGTAATCAGTATAGCTTGCATTTTGATAATAGTCTCGTCCTGCTCAAGTGCTCATAACTTGATGAATAATATTGGTTCCTGTTGTCTGTAGATGCCTCGATTTCTTAGAAAAAAGGATGCCTCGATTTATAGTAGGATTATTGGAAACCGGTTTGAAATACAGAGAAAGAGTTAAACATGTGTGGATTGGCTTAATGTAAGAAAACAACAAGAAAACAGATATTGAGGAATGAGGACAAGAGAAAAACTTATGGTTGTGTAAATGCCAACTATGTTTCTCTTTTGTTCGTAAGATCTCAAAtttcattgtatattttttttgttggacaaGCACCCATAACAGTGGAGATTTGCAATCATCAAGTCAGCTCACTCAATTTGCTTTCGATCTTGGCGTTCTTCTCTAGCTGTTCAGCAAGTTTTTTcttaaatcataattaaagcAACCACAGTCCTGGCTTATACTTTTTATATACCGAAAGATAAGCCCGAATTTGATAACTGTTAGTGTTGGTCCTATCACATAGTATTATACAAAAGCTATAAATCACGTTTCGTTACTCTAGTATCTATTTACTTGCTTAATTTTTTGTGAAAAGCTCCAGCGTTTATTTTGATCCATACTTGATTATAACACAGCATGACAGCAATATATTGTCAAAATTTACAGATCTTCCTGGAAGAAGTCTAAACCAGTCCATAAATTTACATAGGAAATGCGAGAATACGTgagaatgaataaataaaattgcttTCGCGCAGTTGcatctgacaagaaaatataaaatacgtACGATTTGTCTTTCCTGTAACTTGTTCAGTGTATTAAATTCCTCAATCACCATTGCTTATTGAAAAATACAATGCAATTTTGCCTTCAGaggttaaagaaataaaataattggctAGAGTTACAATCAACCCAGATAAGATATACGCACGTCAACAATTCTCATCCCTTGCCTTAATATCACCGGAAAAGAATTGTCATGGTCTCATggaggcgatctatctttaccATAACATGGATTTGGGATTTCAAAATAACTTCTGAATTttgtaaaagataaataatgaaGTGAACATATTTATACGTCAATGTTTTTATATCAAAcatcaaactaataaaaaacaataaatcatattatattgCCTTTATATGGGATGTGTCATTCTTTGCATGCGGTCCTAATGACACTTGCACTTGGGGTCAAATTAACCATCAGTCCATCACATGCACATTCATTATTCTCTGTTCATACATCATAGGTTGTCCTTTCTGCATGGAATCTGTGTGACACCTTGCATTTTTGAGGATTCTGTGCGATATATATATCCTATAAATTAATTCACGTACTTAgggtgaaaaaaatgttaattcatATTGTTTACTAATATATGTATCATTTTAATtgcaacattaaaatgataataaaataaagtgagTAAGTAATTAATCATCCACACATTTTAGtagtacaaatataataataaaaagcacTTGATAATAGCTATAAATACTCAAGTAGCTTGGTTGGTTTTCTCACAAGTCacaagcttttctttttcttgttctttaattttctgATTTTAGCAAATTAAAATAGTAGTGTTATTGGTAGGTTTTGGCAAAGATGTTTTCAGTTCCAGGGGTGTCGGGAATCCTGAACAGAGGAGGAGGGCATAAGATAAAAGGGACAGTGGTGTTGATGAGGAAGAATGTGTTGGACTTCAACAGCGTGGCTGATCTTACTAAAGGAAATGTTGGGGGACTCATAGGCACCGGCCTCAACGTTGTTGGCTCAACACTTGATAACCTCACTGCTTTCTTGGGCCGAAGTGTCGCCCTACAGCTCATTAGTGCTACCAAACCTCTTGGTtcatttcttcttccttccaCACAATCAATAACTtctatattcaaaattaagtGTTTAATCTCTATACTCTCATTCATTTcattcaatgaaaaaaaaaatcataagacttttaactaaaattaaccTATGTAAAGAATCACAAAcaaaaaactatataatattaagtttatttactttttttataatgacaaaaaaaattattgtatatgGTGCACAAATTTTTGTactcttaaaaatatatcacTTTATACATAGCCAAACATAGTTATTTTGTATAGTATTAACTTATTTGGGTACGtaccataataatattattatgtgtGTATGTATGGTCTGTTTGTAGCaaatggaaaaggaaaagttgGAAAGGATACGTTCTTGGAAGGGATTATTGTGTCGTTACCAACTTTGGGAGCAGGGGAGTCTGCATTCAATATTCAGTTTGAATGGGACGAAAGCATGGGAATCCCCGGTGCGTTTTACATAAAGAACTACATGCAAGTTGAGTTTTACCTCAAGAGTTTGACTCTTGAAGACGTTCCAAACCAAGGAACCATTCGCTTTGTTTGCAACTCATGGGTTTATAACACTAAACTTTACAAAAGCGTGCGCATTTTCTTTGCCAACCATGTAAGCTATTTATATTACGTACTTAGCTAGtagtttataattaaaattcagtatgtatatatatatatatatatatatatatatatatatatatagttcatTTGTCCGTCTCTAATGGCAAGATCTTTAATACGTTAATTTAATGAATTGTAGACATATGTTCCAAGTGAGACACCAGCAGCACTTGTGGGGTACAGAGAAGAAGAATTGAAGAATTTAAGAGGAGATGGAAAAGGAGAGCGCAAAGAACATGATAGGATCTATGATTATGATGTCTACAATGATTTGGGCAATCCAGATCACGGTGAAAATTTTGCTCGCCCAATTCTTGGAGGGTCTAGCACTCATCCCTACCCTCGTAGGGGAAGAACTGGTCGATATCCAACAAGGAAAGGTTAGTTTTCTATATATGCTTCTATTTGTTTAAGTGAATTGATATTATATGTGTGAagctaatttaatttattttagcatTGTTCTTTTACAATGTTATGGCCAGCCAGGTTCAAACAAGTGAAAGTATCTACGcgtacatatttattttttattaaaaggatTTTATGTATATAAGTTATTTTGTGCTATGAttctgatttatttttcctaatcAATTTCAACAGATCAGAATTCTGAGAAGCCAGGCGAAGTTTATGTTCCAAGAGATGAAAATTTTGGTCACTTGAAGTCCTCGGATTTTCTTGCATATGGAATAAAATCTTTATCTCAATATGTCTTACCGGCGTTCGAATCTGTTTTCGATTTGAACTTCACGCCAAATGAGTTTGATAGCTTCCAAGATGTGCGTGACCTCCACGAAGGTGGAATTAAGCTTCCTACAGAAGTAATTAGCACAATTATGCCCTTACCGGTGATCAAAGAACTCTTTCGTACAGATGGTGAACAAGTCCTCAAGTTTCCACCACCTCATGTCATTCAAGGTGAAGAATTTGCTCATACTTGAATTCTTGAATGACACTTTGCTCATACAAATGGTATCGTACcatatattcacaaacaaatgcaaattaaacttatgttttttttattaaatatttagttccatttaataatgattttcttcatataTAGTGAGTAAGTCTGCATGGATGACCGATGAAGAATTTGCAAGAGAGATGGTTGCGGGTGTAAATCCATGCGTAATTCGTGGtcttcaagtaagtttaaatACTTATTGCAGAAACAGATTGGCAAACCAAATTTCGTGTCCACATTAAATTAGTCTGTTGCTAGCTAGTTATAATAACCATTATAAACTGaatatggtatatatatatatcatgcgGATCCGGAGTCACGTACagtttatcatatatattttgacATGCATGATATTCTTCTTTAATTGGAGTATAATGGATTGTAGGAGTTTCCTCCAAAAAGCAATCTGGATCCTACAATCTATGGTGAGCAAACCAGTAAGATAACAGCAGATGCCCTTGATCTAGATGGATACACAGTGGACGAGGTAAACATATTCAAGTCTCATAATTTAACCACAGGAAGAAGGAACTTTAAGTAATTAAAAGTGCTTGTGTATGATCTGattacaataaatttaatttgtggCACAGGCACTAGCAAGTCGGAGGTTATTTATGTTAGATTACCATGATGTATTCATGCCATATATAAGGCGGATAAATCAGACATATGCCAAGGCTTATGCGACAAGGACTATCCTTTTTCTGAGAGAAAATGGAACCTTAAAGCCAGTGGCCATCGAATTAAGTTTGCCACATCCTGCTGGGGACCTGTCAGGTGCTGTCAGTCAAGTCATCTTACCTGCAAAAGAAGGTGTTGAAAGTACAATTTGGCTACTGGCCAAAGCTTATGTGGTCGTAAATGACTCTTGCTATCATCAACTCATGAGCCATTGGTATATAAAACAATTCAATTCAATCTCCATCTATGATGTATGTTATgtctcaattttatttattttttattttttattttgttcatagGTTAAATACTCATGCGGTGATTGAGCCATTCATCATAGCAACAAACCGACACCTTAGTGCTCTTCACCCAATTTATAAGCTTCTAACTCCTCACTACCGTGACACCATGAACATCAACGCACTTGCTAGGCAATCTCTCATTAATGCTGATGGCATAATAGAGAAATCTTTTTTGCCCTCAAAGCATTCCGTTGAGATGTCTTCAGCGGTTTATAAGAATTGGGTTTTCACTGATCAAGCACTACCTGCAGATCTTATCAAGAGGTAATTAATCTCTCTAAACTCTAAACATAAAACTATGAAATATAGGTACATAGTTTgttattgatttatattttgtttgattcaGAGGAGTGGCAATTAAGGATCCATCTGCCCCACATGGACTTCGACTTCTGATAGAGGACTACCCTTATGCTGTTGATGGGCTAGAGATATGGGCTGCAATTAAGACATGGGTCCAAGAATATGTGTCCTTGTACTATGCAAGAGATGATGATGTCAAACCTGATTCTGAACTCCAACAGTGGTGGAAAGAAGCTGTAGAGAAAGGTCATGGTGATCTGAAAGACAAGCCATGGTGGCCTAAGTTGCAAACAATTGAAGAGCTTGTTGAAATTTGCACCATTATCATATGGACTGCTTCAGCCCTCCATGCAGCCGTTAACTTTGGTCAATATCCATATGGAGGTTTCATTCTGAATCGCCCAACTTCTTCTAGAAGGTTGCTTCCTGAGAAAGGCACCCCAGAATATGAAGAAATGGTGAAAAGTCATCAAAAGGCTTATTTGAGAACTATTACATCAAAGTTTCAAACTCTAGTTGACCTTTCAGTGATAGAGATCTTGTCAAGGCATGCTTCTGATGAGGTCTACCTTGGCCAAAGGGACAACCCACATTGGACCTCTGACTCAAAAGcattacaagcctttcaaaaatTTGGAAACAAGCTCAAAGAAATTGAGGAAAAACTTGCAAGGAAGAACAATGATCAAAGTCTCTCCAATCGACTTGGGCCGGTTCAACTGCCATACACTTTGCTCCATCCTA
The nucleotide sequence above comes from Glycine soja cultivar W05 chromosome 11, ASM419377v2, whole genome shotgun sequence. Encoded proteins:
- the LOC114375010 gene encoding mitochondrial import inner membrane translocase subunit TIM23-2-like, with translation MAYQTPDQDSGSDPKTPTRLYNPYKDLEVPIRNLYQLPTSPEYLFVEEARRKRRSWGENLTFYTGCGYLSGAVGGAASGLVGGVKSFESGDTAKLRVNRVLNSSGHAGRAWGNRLGVIGLLYAGIESGIEATRDTDDVWNSVAAGLGTGALYRAARGVRSAAVAGAVGGVVVGVAVTAKQALKRYVPI
- the LOC114375008 gene encoding seed linoleate 9S-lipoxygenase-2 is translated as MFSVPGVSGILNRGGGHKIKGTVVLMRKNVLDFNSVADLTKGNVGGLIGTGLNVVGSTLDNLTAFLGRSVALQLISATKPLANGKGKVGKDTFLEGIIVSLPTLGAGESAFNIQFEWDESMGIPGAFYIKNYMQVEFYLKSLTLEDVPNQGTIRFVCNSWVYNTKLYKSVRIFFANHTYVPSETPAALVGYREEELKNLRGDGKGERKEHDRIYDYDVYNDLGNPDHGENFARPILGGSSTHPYPRRGRTGRYPTRKDQNSEKPGEVYVPRDENFGHLKSSDFLAYGIKSLSQYVLPAFESVFDLNFTPNEFDSFQDVRDLHEGGIKLPTEVISTIMPLPVIKELFRTDGEQVLKFPPPHVIQVSKSAWMTDEEFAREMVAGVNPCVIRGLQEFPPKSNLDPTIYGEQTSKITADALDLDGYTVDEALASRRLFMLDYHDVFMPYIRRINQTYAKAYATRTILFLRENGTLKPVAIELSLPHPAGDLSGAVSQVILPAKEGVESTIWLLAKAYVVVNDSCYHQLMSHWLNTHAVIEPFIIATNRHLSALHPIYKLLTPHYRDTMNINALARQSLINADGIIEKSFLPSKHSVEMSSAVYKNWVFTDQALPADLIKRGVAIKDPSAPHGLRLLIEDYPYAVDGLEIWAAIKTWVQEYVSLYYARDDDVKPDSELQQWWKEAVEKGHGDLKDKPWWPKLQTIEELVEICTIIIWTASALHAAVNFGQYPYGGFILNRPTSSRRLLPEKGTPEYEEMVKSHQKAYLRTITSKFQTLVDLSVIEILSRHASDEVYLGQRDNPHWTSDSKALQAFQKFGNKLKEIEEKLARKNNDQSLSNRLGPVQLPYTLLHPNSEEGLTCRGIPNSISI